The following are from one region of the Paenibacillus sp. JZ16 genome:
- the yfkAB gene encoding radical SAM/CxCxxxxC motif protein YfkAB yields MSNTAQPFPSAVRPISPSYDPWDPITSLREHGRHVLTSVEMTVTHLCNMRCEHCAVGDMLVMKEAPMLPLDTMLKRLDEVEHLQTISLTGGEPAFLGKTVDNVIVPLLKYAKERGIRTQINSNLTLDISRYEKMLPYLDVMHISFNYLNGDDFYEVGFANSARPVSKETAYKMYDTMLVNSEKLSAAGMYISAESMINYRTHTKLSGIHKLIKDMGCKRHEVHPMYASNFASALPVLSLDDTKAAIHHLLDVRDRDMWMLFGTLPFYACSSDDDDQEIIRRLRQEPNVTVRNDPDGRNRVNVNLFSGDVYVTDFADIPAFGNIKEQKLDDIFNEWTTGHPLNQTVNCHCDAVSCCGPNLLVADMYYRGVDFKSRQAKTN; encoded by the coding sequence ATGAGTAATACAGCACAGCCATTTCCATCAGCCGTAAGGCCCATTTCGCCGAGTTATGATCCGTGGGATCCGATAACTTCACTGCGCGAGCATGGTCGTCATGTGCTGACCAGTGTGGAAATGACAGTGACGCATCTTTGCAATATGCGCTGTGAACATTGCGCTGTCGGTGATATGCTTGTCATGAAGGAAGCGCCGATGCTGCCCCTCGATACGATGCTGAAGCGACTGGACGAGGTAGAGCATCTGCAGACGATCAGTCTGACGGGCGGTGAACCGGCATTTCTTGGCAAGACGGTGGATAACGTGATTGTTCCCTTGCTGAAGTATGCCAAGGAAAGGGGCATTCGGACCCAGATTAACTCCAATCTGACGCTTGATATAAGTCGGTATGAGAAAATGCTGCCTTATCTGGACGTTATGCATATCTCATTCAATTATTTGAACGGGGACGACTTCTATGAAGTCGGGTTTGCGAATAGTGCGCGTCCCGTCTCCAAGGAAACGGCATACAAAATGTACGATACAATGCTGGTCAATTCGGAGAAACTGAGTGCAGCAGGGATGTACATATCCGCTGAATCGATGATTAACTACCGGACGCATACGAAACTCAGCGGCATCCACAAGCTGATCAAGGATATGGGCTGCAAGCGGCACGAGGTTCACCCGATGTATGCCTCAAACTTTGCTTCCGCTCTGCCCGTATTGTCCTTGGACGACACGAAAGCTGCCATCCACCATTTGCTGGATGTCCGGGATCGGGACATGTGGATGCTGTTCGGAACACTGCCCTTCTATGCCTGCAGCTCCGATGATGATGACCAGGAGATCATTCGCCGCCTGCGGCAAGAACCGAACGTAACGGTCCGGAATGATCCGGATGGCCGTAACCGGGTGAATGTGAATTTATTCTCGGGCGACGTATATGTAACGGATTTTGCTGATATCCCGGCTTTTGGTAATATTAAGGAACAGAAGCTTGACGATATTTTTAACGAATGGACAACAGGACACCCGCTGAACCAAACGGTTAACTGTCACTGCGATGCAGTGAGCTGCTGTGGGCCGAACCTGTTGGTGGCCGATATGTACTACCGGGGTGTGGATTTCAAGTCAAGGCAAGCAAAGACAAACTAG
- a CDS encoding MMPL family transporter, whose translation MRRNSHTTLLHTWGRQIYRYRKAIVVTWLLLFCGLLPFAFKLPSILQHNGFTPKDSPAQIGIEKLEEGLGLSAASLDIVVVSQHDENLTAGTAQRRILTELEPLRARPYVRDIYMNMAAHKAGQDHIVSVTVLLDLDSTEALKQFEEIRDSVPGITGADTYITGNTAIFADMNQAVKSDIIHAEMIGIPAALLILAVVFGTLTAAILPLLAGVASVVVTMGILYFVALADGSISNFLPNVVTMLGLAVGIDYALLVVSRFKEEMRTRSGDVGTALAVTCATAGKAVMFSGAAVLIGFVAMSFIDLPIFRSFSIGGITVVLLSVLAGNTLLPALLGILGPRIDALPLFPAAYRTLRARQTSGLWRRLSKFVMAHPVTISIAAIGLLLVAIYPVRDMNIAIPAAEVLPPAYESRYGHDLLTQAYDERELNSIVVAVELPASYEDSRSIELMKAYTDEIRMMPGVKQVESYLSIGRGSVEEASKYLSREDIRQQLEQHRFVRGNFAAVAVIPEYGESHALTMQLVRALRTMDTNELTTYVTGSPAYKLDIMEAIHQNITYVLVFVFVVTYVILLLAFRSVVLPLKASIMNMLSLGAGLGIVVWVFQEGIGAQWLGVSSTGSIFALLPILIFCVVFGISMDYEVMMLSRIMENYERTGDNEFSTAEGLESTGGLITSAALILAVVVGAFVFTDNEVMKAIGLGLTAAILLDATVIRVLLVPAFMKMMGRANWWSPRWMFPAHKLTSKESADQHGDSG comes from the coding sequence GTGAGACGTAACAGCCATACAACATTGCTGCATACATGGGGGCGACAGATATACCGCTACCGTAAAGCCATTGTTGTAACCTGGCTTCTTTTGTTTTGCGGGCTGCTTCCGTTTGCATTCAAGCTGCCGTCCATTCTGCAGCACAACGGGTTTACGCCGAAGGATAGTCCGGCCCAGATCGGGATTGAGAAGCTGGAAGAGGGATTAGGACTGTCGGCAGCTTCGCTGGATATTGTCGTAGTGAGCCAGCACGATGAGAATTTGACGGCAGGCACGGCGCAGAGGCGAATATTGACGGAGCTTGAGCCTTTGCGAGCCCGTCCCTATGTCAGGGATATTTATATGAATATGGCAGCTCATAAGGCAGGCCAGGATCATATCGTATCCGTGACGGTGCTGCTGGATCTGGATTCCACGGAAGCCTTGAAGCAGTTTGAAGAGATTCGTGACTCGGTTCCGGGCATCACGGGAGCGGATACTTACATAACAGGGAATACCGCCATCTTCGCCGATATGAACCAAGCCGTCAAAAGCGATATCATCCATGCCGAGATGATAGGCATTCCCGCAGCTCTGCTCATTCTGGCGGTCGTATTCGGAACATTGACTGCCGCGATCCTGCCATTGTTAGCCGGTGTTGCCAGTGTGGTGGTCACGATGGGAATCCTGTATTTTGTCGCTTTGGCCGACGGCTCGATCAGCAATTTCCTACCGAATGTCGTAACGATGCTGGGCCTGGCCGTGGGGATCGATTATGCGTTGCTGGTCGTAAGCCGATTCAAAGAAGAGATGCGGACACGGAGCGGAGATGTGGGCACTGCCCTGGCTGTCACTTGCGCAACCGCCGGCAAAGCGGTGATGTTCTCCGGGGCAGCCGTGTTGATCGGTTTTGTGGCGATGAGTTTCATAGATCTGCCGATCTTCCGTTCCTTCAGCATAGGCGGCATTACCGTGGTGCTGTTATCAGTGCTGGCCGGTAATACGCTTCTTCCCGCATTATTGGGAATATTGGGCCCGCGTATCGATGCGCTCCCTCTATTCCCTGCCGCTTACCGGACGCTCCGGGCACGGCAGACCTCCGGTTTGTGGAGAAGGCTCTCCAAATTTGTCATGGCGCATCCTGTGACCATCTCTATCGCAGCGATCGGTTTACTATTGGTGGCGATTTATCCGGTTCGGGACATGAATATCGCCATCCCCGCAGCCGAAGTGCTTCCCCCCGCCTATGAATCCCGATATGGACACGACCTGCTCACACAGGCTTATGATGAACGTGAATTGAATTCGATCGTTGTAGCGGTCGAACTTCCGGCCTCTTATGAGGATTCGCGCAGCATCGAGCTAATGAAGGCATATACGGATGAAATCAGGATGATGCCGGGTGTGAAGCAGGTAGAGAGTTATCTGAGCATCGGCAGAGGTTCGGTGGAAGAAGCCTCGAAATATTTATCCCGCGAAGATATCCGCCAGCAGCTGGAGCAGCATCGTTTTGTGAGGGGGAATTTCGCAGCCGTCGCCGTGATCCCGGAGTATGGCGAATCCCATGCATTGACTATGCAGCTCGTCCGAGCGTTACGGACGATGGATACGAACGAGCTGACGACCTATGTCACCGGAAGCCCCGCCTATAAACTGGACATCATGGAAGCCATCCATCAGAATATCACCTACGTTCTGGTCTTTGTATTTGTAGTTACCTACGTCATTCTCCTATTGGCGTTTCGATCGGTCGTGCTCCCTTTAAAAGCAAGCATAATGAATATGCTCAGCCTCGGCGCCGGACTCGGTATCGTGGTATGGGTGTTTCAAGAGGGGATTGGCGCGCAGTGGCTGGGTGTATCCTCTACGGGATCCATCTTTGCGCTTTTGCCAATCCTGATATTCTGCGTGGTGTTTGGCATATCGATGGATTATGAAGTCATGATGCTCTCGCGAATCATGGAGAATTACGAACGGACGGGAGATAACGAATTCAGCACAGCCGAAGGCTTGGAGAGTACGGGCGGGCTGATTACAAGCGCAGCCCTGATTCTGGCTGTCGTCGTAGGTGCCTTTGTATTTACGGATAATGAAGTGATGAAAGCGATCGGTTTAGGCCTGACTGCAGCCATTCTACTGGATGCCACCGTGATTCGGGTGCTGCTTGTGCCTGCGTTTATGAAGATGATGGGCAGAGCGAATTGGTGGAGTCCAAGATGGATGTTTCCGGCCCATAAGCTTACTTCCAAGGAAAGCGCGGACCAACATGGGGACAGTGGATGA
- a CDS encoding HD-GYP domain-containing protein yields MRLIPINALRPGMVLGKRIYNSDGLILLAEGVELTTGLIRRLGTLEIGYVYIEEPMTEDIVVPELLTEETRLQAIQSIRTSFKTLESQAALKGSFLHLGKTFSGMMESIMDEISDHDEGMVLLTDMNTNDYNLYRHSLNVCLYSTVLGVSYGYNREDLKVLGLGALLHDIGKTRISQKLLNHPGRLSEEEFREVQKHTEFGFKILKDEPNIPLLSAHCALSHHERLDGSGYPRALKGPEIHEYAKWIAITDSYDAMTTQRVYKPALLPHEAVEVMYAGSGTLYEQSFLAMFRDRVAIYPPGITVKLHTGESGVVSKIHAHVPHRPVVRVLTDAEGTPLSAPYELDLSETLAIMIAGIGRAP; encoded by the coding sequence TTGCGTCTTATACCTATCAACGCGTTGAGGCCGGGAATGGTTCTTGGTAAGAGAATATATAATAGTGACGGTTTAATTCTGCTTGCCGAAGGCGTGGAGCTGACGACAGGACTGATTCGCCGTCTGGGCACGTTGGAAATCGGGTATGTCTATATCGAGGAGCCGATGACAGAGGATATCGTGGTTCCGGAGTTGTTGACCGAGGAGACCCGGCTGCAGGCGATCCAGTCGATACGGACGAGCTTCAAGACCCTGGAGAGCCAGGCTGCTCTGAAGGGAAGCTTCCTTCATTTAGGCAAAACGTTCTCCGGGATGATGGAGTCTATTATGGATGAAATATCGGATCATGACGAGGGCATGGTACTCCTGACGGATATGAATACCAACGATTACAACCTGTATCGTCATTCGCTTAACGTCTGTCTATATTCAACGGTTCTTGGGGTGTCTTACGGCTATAATCGGGAGGATCTGAAGGTGCTGGGCTTGGGGGCATTGCTTCACGATATCGGCAAGACGAGGATATCCCAGAAGCTGCTGAATCATCCAGGACGGCTGAGCGAAGAAGAATTTCGCGAGGTCCAGAAGCATACCGAGTTCGGGTTCAAAATATTGAAAGACGAACCGAACATTCCGTTGTTATCGGCGCATTGCGCCCTGTCGCATCATGAACGCCTGGATGGCAGCGGTTATCCCAGAGCCTTGAAGGGACCTGAGATTCATGAATACGCCAAATGGATTGCGATTACGGATTCTTACGATGCGATGACCACGCAGCGGGTGTACAAGCCTGCCTTATTGCCGCATGAAGCGGTAGAGGTGATGTATGCAGGCTCGGGAACACTGTATGAACAGTCATTCCTGGCCATGTTTCGGGATCGGGTAGCGATATATCCTCCAGGGATCACCGTGAAATTACATACGGGTGAGAGTGGAGTGGTATCCAAAATTCACGCACATGTGCCGCATCGACCCGTTGTCCGCGTATTAACGGATGCCGAAGGCACCCCGCTATCCGCACCTTATGAATTGGATTTGTCTGAAACACTGGCCATTATGATCGCTGGTATCGGGCGAGCACCATAG
- a CDS encoding undecaprenyl-diphosphate phosphatase has translation MDFITSIILGIVEGLTEFIPVSSTGHMILTAKVLGYDDQTPIMKTFEVVIQLGAIMAIAIVYWNRILNLLGWSRSEPLTKKEPRKRLNLIHIFLGIAPALLVAFFARDFIKSLFHAQTVLFALVAGGIFMIFAEWYNKHKVQVTSHDLDDLTYKQALQIGVYQIISVLWPGFSRSGSTISGGMLSGVSYKASADFSFIIAIPIMCAASGYELLDSYRYFTLDTIGVFLAGFIVSFVVAYFVVLAFMKLIQKIRLTHFAIYRFVLAAVFWLFIMH, from the coding sequence ATGGATTTTATCACATCCATTATACTGGGGATCGTGGAAGGACTAACCGAATTCATTCCGGTGTCTTCCACAGGTCATATGATCTTGACGGCCAAGGTGCTCGGTTATGACGATCAAACTCCGATCATGAAGACGTTTGAGGTTGTCATTCAGCTTGGCGCCATTATGGCGATCGCGATCGTTTACTGGAATCGAATTTTGAACCTGCTCGGCTGGAGCCGAAGTGAACCGTTGACCAAGAAAGAGCCTCGAAAAAGATTGAATCTGATTCATATATTTTTGGGGATTGCTCCGGCCCTGCTGGTTGCATTTTTCGCGAGGGATTTTATCAAGAGCCTGTTCCATGCGCAGACGGTGCTGTTTGCACTCGTTGCCGGCGGTATTTTTATGATTTTTGCAGAATGGTACAATAAGCATAAAGTTCAAGTGACATCACATGATTTGGATGATTTGACATACAAGCAGGCCCTTCAGATTGGCGTCTACCAGATCATCTCCGTTTTATGGCCGGGCTTTTCCCGCTCGGGCTCCACCATCTCCGGAGGAATGCTTAGCGGGGTGAGCTATAAGGCATCGGCCGATTTCTCGTTCATTATTGCAATTCCCATTATGTGTGCTGCATCCGGATATGAATTGCTGGATTCTTACCGATATTTTACTTTAGATACGATCGGCGTATTTCTTGCCGGATTTATCGTTTCGTTTGTTGTTGCTTATTTTGTCGTCTTGGCCTTCATGAAGCTCATACAGAAGATAAGGCTTACTCATTTTGCGATCTACCGTTTTGTTCTCGCTGCCGTTTTTTGGCTGTTTATCATGCATTAA
- a CDS encoding bifunctional metallophosphatase/5'-nucleotidase: MGLGSNKQKLTILYTNDIHSHFEMMSSVAALISREKAAAGNGAIVLDIGDHMDRASVETEGTMGQANVDVINLTGYDAITIGNNEGLTISYDVLESVYAGLQCPVVCCNISETKSGNPPRWMKPHVILEREGIRIGLTGATAAFAGFYQLLGWEAGDPVMAIAEQVRALQGQCDIIIVLSHLGLTIDKRLAENVEGIDVILGGHTHHILEEPLMIGKTAVCGAGKFGQYVGRLVMQRSHAEDRFTCIEGSLLPVDKNLIEPIVEQAIMRHHELAREKLTETVAVNDRSLPIHYEEESPFANLLAQAVLQHTDADFAIVNSGQLLGPLPEGEISTGMLHGLCPSPINPCIVKLRGEHIYQALEESLLQEFSGKKIMGFGFRGYILGGLAVDGLKIHYDKNGEPYRKITHISMKGQPLEPQREYKVGTLDMFTFKIGYESLSLGKDTVYMLPEFIRDLLRSELSRPGSLEESMIPRWIS; this comes from the coding sequence ATGGGGTTAGGAAGCAACAAACAGAAGCTGACGATATTGTATACCAACGATATACATAGCCATTTTGAGATGATGAGCAGTGTGGCGGCACTTATTTCCCGGGAAAAGGCGGCTGCCGGCAACGGGGCAATCGTACTGGATATCGGTGATCATATGGACCGGGCATCGGTGGAAACCGAAGGCACCATGGGCCAAGCCAATGTGGATGTCATTAATTTGACAGGATACGACGCCATTACGATTGGCAATAACGAAGGGCTCACCATTTCATATGATGTTCTGGAGAGTGTATACGCCGGACTGCAGTGTCCCGTTGTGTGCTGCAACATTAGTGAGACTAAGAGTGGTAATCCTCCTCGATGGATGAAGCCGCATGTGATCCTGGAACGAGAAGGCATTCGAATCGGGCTCACCGGCGCAACGGCTGCTTTTGCAGGTTTTTATCAATTGTTAGGCTGGGAAGCCGGAGATCCGGTGATGGCTATTGCTGAGCAAGTGCGAGCGCTTCAGGGCCAGTGTGATATCATAATTGTTTTATCCCATTTAGGACTAACGATTGATAAAAGATTAGCAGAAAATGTTGAGGGGATTGATGTTATTCTTGGCGGTCATACCCATCATATACTCGAGGAGCCCCTGATGATCGGAAAGACAGCCGTGTGCGGTGCAGGCAAGTTCGGACAATATGTAGGTCGCCTCGTCATGCAGCGCAGTCATGCTGAAGATCGCTTTACCTGTATAGAGGGAAGTTTGCTCCCTGTGGATAAAAACTTAATAGAACCCATCGTAGAGCAGGCGATCATGAGGCACCATGAGCTGGCAAGGGAGAAATTAACGGAGACTGTTGCCGTTAATGATCGTAGTCTGCCCATCCACTATGAGGAGGAGTCGCCGTTTGCAAACCTGCTGGCTCAGGCCGTGCTGCAGCATACGGATGCGGATTTTGCCATCGTGAACTCGGGGCAGCTGCTCGGGCCGCTGCCGGAGGGCGAGATCAGCACCGGTATGCTGCATGGCCTGTGCCCGTCACCGATTAATCCCTGCATCGTGAAGCTACGCGGAGAACATATCTATCAGGCGCTTGAGGAGAGTTTGCTTCAAGAGTTCAGCGGAAAGAAGATAATGGGCTTTGGTTTCCGCGGTTATATATTAGGCGGCCTGGCAGTCGATGGGTTGAAAATTCACTACGACAAGAACGGAGAGCCTTACCGAAAGATTACGCATATCTCCATGAAGGGGCAACCGCTAGAGCCGCAGCGGGAATATAAGGTGGGGACACTCGATATGTTCACTTTTAAAATCGGATACGAGTCGTTGTCACTTGGTAAGGATACGGTATATATGCTGCCGGAGTTTATTAGAGACCTGCTGCGAAGTGAGCTATCGAGGCCCGGTTCGCTTGAAGAGTCCATGATTCCACGCTGGATATCCTGA
- the moaD gene encoding molybdopterin converting factor subunit 1, with protein MSTTISILLFAGLADRIGTASLTFNVPGLPLTAGELKLLLSEAYPDAQSQISTAFVAVNQEYAPSEQLIQSGDEVALIPPVSGGDGITPQDSGSRSSADGKCTISYGPLSVETTIAKVHDDNHGATLSFVGTTREMTGQMRTVTLEYEAYIPMALKEMQQICADIFRQWPGTQCAISHRIGTVGIGETSVVIAVSSPHRNACYEASRYAIEQLKRSVPIWKKEIWDDGSEWKGPQTGPWDPTVRQ; from the coding sequence ATGTCAACAACCATTTCTATATTACTATTTGCAGGATTAGCTGATCGAATCGGCACAGCTTCGCTTACATTCAACGTGCCTGGCTTGCCCCTGACTGCCGGGGAATTAAAGCTGCTGCTTAGTGAGGCTTATCCTGATGCCCAATCTCAGATTTCCACGGCTTTCGTCGCGGTCAATCAAGAGTATGCGCCTTCGGAACAGCTTATTCAGAGCGGCGACGAGGTAGCTCTAATTCCGCCTGTGTCCGGTGGTGACGGCATAACCCCGCAGGACTCCGGATCCAGGTCCTCGGCAGATGGGAAATGCACGATATCCTACGGTCCGCTTTCCGTAGAGACAACCATTGCCAAAGTTCATGATGATAATCATGGAGCAACGCTATCCTTTGTAGGTACAACGCGAGAGATGACCGGCCAGATGCGAACGGTTACGCTGGAGTATGAAGCATACATCCCGATGGCGCTTAAAGAAATGCAGCAAATATGCGCGGACATCTTTCGACAATGGCCCGGTACGCAATGTGCGATTTCCCATCGTATCGGTACGGTCGGAATTGGAGAAACCAGTGTTGTGATCGCTGTCTCCTCCCCGCATCGGAATGCATGTTATGAGGCCAGCCGCTATGCGATCGAACAACTGAAGCGATCCGTTCCAATCTGGAAGAAGGAGATCTGGGACGATGGTTCAGAGTGGAAAGGCCCACAGACCGGACCATGGGACCCAACCGTTAGGCAATAA
- a CDS encoding HD-GYP domain-containing protein — MRVHVTDLIPGDQMQHDAYNTNGVHVLQKGVTLRLEDISKLLQHGIDYIEIKPRALSVSLDSSSEISESYNKVKPHFNLAFDGCSTLFTEASQSGKFNESVVDDVFMPLVGSLNEHTDVVSLLLLFNGKDDYTYRHSIQVGMLSYYIADWMGYSDKEAYEIGKAGYLHDIGKSKIPRDILDKPGKLTPQEYEEVKLHTIYGYEMISESMDDKVTAMVALQHHERDDASGYPRALHADQIHPYSHICAVADVYSAMTTNRVYQSKQQLLTVLRELYSLSFGKLNGKPTHAFIQQMLPNFIGKKVLLTTGESGMIVMNNPSDYFRPLVKTEDRFIDLSKEYNTEIQEILL; from the coding sequence TTGAGAGTACATGTCACGGACCTGATACCCGGTGATCAAATGCAGCATGATGCTTACAACACAAACGGCGTTCATGTTCTACAAAAAGGGGTTACCCTTCGTTTAGAGGATATATCCAAGCTACTGCAGCACGGTATCGATTACATAGAAATAAAGCCACGCGCACTGTCTGTATCCCTCGACTCTTCGTCTGAAATTTCTGAATCATACAACAAGGTTAAACCCCATTTCAATCTTGCATTTGACGGGTGCTCCACCTTATTTACGGAAGCGTCGCAATCCGGTAAATTCAATGAGTCCGTTGTGGACGATGTTTTCATGCCCTTAGTCGGCTCACTGAACGAGCATACGGATGTTGTCTCCCTGCTATTGCTGTTTAATGGTAAAGACGATTATACCTACAGGCACTCCATTCAAGTTGGAATGTTATCGTACTACATCGCGGATTGGATGGGTTACTCCGACAAGGAAGCTTATGAAATCGGCAAAGCCGGCTATCTCCATGATATCGGCAAAAGCAAGATTCCTAGAGATATATTGGACAAGCCAGGGAAACTGACTCCTCAAGAGTATGAAGAAGTGAAGCTGCACACCATCTATGGTTACGAGATGATCTCTGAATCCATGGATGATAAGGTCACCGCTATGGTTGCGCTCCAGCATCATGAACGGGATGACGCTTCCGGTTATCCACGAGCGCTCCATGCTGACCAGATTCATCCATATTCTCATATTTGCGCTGTAGCCGATGTATATAGCGCGATGACTACGAACCGGGTTTATCAATCCAAGCAGCAGCTGTTAACCGTACTTCGGGAGCTGTATAGTCTTAGTTTCGGGAAACTGAACGGCAAGCCGACGCATGCCTTCATCCAGCAGATGCTGCCGAACTTTATCGGTAAGAAGGTTCTGCTGACGACCGGCGAATCCGGCATGATCGTCATGAACAATCCTTCGGATTACTTCCGTCCGCTCGTGAAGACCGAGGATCGTTTCATCGACCTCTCCAAGGAGTATAATACCGAAATCCAGGAGATACTTCTGTAA
- the sufB gene encoding Fe-S cluster assembly protein SufB: protein MAKKAPEIEEYKYGFRDEHKAIFQTGKGLTREVVMEISKIKNEPEWMLEFRLKALEQFEKMPMPRWGGDLDELDFNDIQYYVRPSDKQGKTWEEVPTEIKETFDKLGIPEAEQKFLAGVSAQYESEVVYHNMQKDLEDQGVIFMDTDTALREHPEILKEYFATVVPPTDNKFAALNSAVWSGGSFIYVPKGVKCEIPLQAYFRINSENMGQFERTLIIADEDSFVHYVEGCTAPIYSTNSLHSAVVEIICKKNARVRYTTIQNWAPNIYNLVTKRAVAEENATMEWVDGNIGSKLTMKYPAVILKGRGAKGMVLSIAVAGKGQHQDAGAKMIHLAPDTTSTIVSKSISKHGGKVTYRGLASFGRNAEGAKANIQCDTLILDNESTSDTIPYNEIKNDNITLEHEATVSKVSEEQLFYLMSRGLSESEATQMIVMGFIEPFTKELPMEYAVEMNRLIKFEMEGSIG, encoded by the coding sequence ATGGCTAAAAAAGCACCAGAAATTGAAGAGTATAAATATGGTTTCCGTGACGAGCACAAAGCTATTTTTCAAACCGGCAAAGGTTTGACGCGTGAAGTCGTTATGGAAATTTCCAAAATCAAGAACGAGCCGGAATGGATGCTGGAATTCCGTTTGAAAGCACTGGAGCAGTTCGAGAAAATGCCAATGCCTCGCTGGGGCGGCGATCTCGACGAGCTGGACTTCAACGATATCCAGTACTATGTAAGACCTTCCGACAAGCAAGGCAAGACTTGGGAGGAAGTACCTACCGAGATCAAGGAAACCTTTGATAAATTGGGTATCCCTGAGGCAGAGCAGAAGTTCCTGGCAGGTGTATCCGCACAGTACGAATCCGAAGTTGTTTACCATAACATGCAAAAGGATCTTGAGGATCAAGGCGTTATCTTTATGGATACCGATACGGCTCTTAGAGAGCATCCGGAGATCTTGAAAGAATATTTTGCAACGGTCGTGCCCCCAACGGATAACAAATTCGCTGCGCTGAACAGTGCCGTGTGGTCTGGCGGAAGTTTCATCTATGTTCCAAAAGGCGTGAAATGTGAAATTCCGCTGCAAGCGTATTTCCGTATCAACTCCGAGAACATGGGTCAATTCGAACGTACGCTGATCATTGCGGACGAGGACAGCTTTGTGCACTACGTAGAAGGATGTACGGCTCCGATCTACAGCACGAACTCGCTTCATAGTGCGGTAGTAGAGATCATCTGTAAAAAGAATGCGCGCGTTCGCTATACAACCATTCAGAACTGGGCACCAAACATTTACAACCTCGTGACCAAGCGTGCCGTTGCTGAAGAGAACGCAACAATGGAATGGGTGGACGGCAACATCGGTTCCAAGCTCACAATGAAGTATCCTGCCGTTATCCTGAAGGGTCGCGGTGCAAAAGGGATGGTACTGTCCATCGCTGTAGCAGGCAAAGGCCAGCATCAGGATGCAGGAGCCAAAATGATTCACTTGGCGCCGGACACGACTTCTACGATCGTATCCAAGTCCATTAGTAAGCATGGCGGTAAAGTAACATACCGTGGACTGGCTTCCTTCGGTCGGAATGCAGAAGGCGCGAAAGCCAACATCCAGTGCGATACACTCATCCTCGATAATGAATCGACGTCGGATACGATTCCTTACAACGAGATCAAGAATGACAACATTACGCTGGAGCATGAAGCAACCGTATCCAAGGTGTCTGAGGAACAATTGTTCTACCTCATGAGTCGTGGCCTTAGCGAATCTGAAGCTACGCAAATGATCGTTATGGGCTTCATCGAGCCATTCACCAAGGAGCTCCCGATGGAGTATGCGGTTGAGATGAATCGATTGATCAAGTTTGAGATGGAAGGTTCCATCGGCTAA
- the sufU gene encoding Fe-S cluster assembly sulfur transfer protein SufU has protein sequence MQLDDLYRRVIMDHYKNPRNRGKFEEDAVTIDLNNPTCGDRISLQLKVENGVVADAKYTGEGCSISMSSASMMTDAVKGRTLDEAISLADRFSSLMKGEAVDFEEYEDIEALSGVNKFPARIKCATLAWNALRKGIDAK, from the coding sequence ATGCAACTTGACGATTTGTACAGACGTGTCATCATGGATCATTATAAGAACCCCCGCAATCGCGGCAAGTTTGAAGAAGATGCGGTAACCATCGATTTGAACAATCCGACTTGCGGAGATCGCATTTCCTTGCAGCTTAAGGTAGAGAACGGCGTAGTGGCCGATGCCAAATATACGGGGGAAGGCTGCTCCATCAGCATGTCTTCCGCTTCGATGATGACAGACGCCGTAAAAGGCAGAACGCTGGATGAAGCGATCAGTCTGGCGGACCGCTTCTCCTCCCTTATGAAAGGCGAGGCCGTAGATTTTGAAGAGTACGAGGATATTGAAGCCCTATCCGGTGTCAACAAGTTTCCTGCACGCATTAAATGCGCAACACTTGCGTGGAACGCACTCCGAAAAGGAATAGACGCGAAGTAA